gcacattaaaatttactctaaagtacaaaagaaatttaaaattaataaaactgacACATTTCTTATTGTAACCAAATGATATAAAATCTTACTTTTGGATTATAGCCTGTAAGaaactgtaaataatttaattggacAACCAGTTTTCCTCCACTTAAGTAACCAAAAGTGGACATTCTAAAGTAACTTCTAACATcattctataataaaaacaaaatttaaattaaattaaatattcaacttaaaaaaaaatactgaatacaTTGGTTAAAAAAACACTAGGAAATTTCCCTATAAGATTGGACATTCCTTTTTCATCAACAGTTGTAGTAAAATTGTAGTTCAAAACTGTTAGATATAAGGAATGCTTGAATTAACACATAGTGATATCACATTCTGAccaaaaattatgtgaaaattacaaaagtttGTGTATATTATGCATATCTGCtgattacaataaaaaacttgagcaaactttacttttaaataattgactCATGAAATATGGCaatttaactcaattttattgaaaagagcATTTTTGGCAGCATGtttgtatattaaattactaCATTAACCTACAATATTTACATGGCGTATCAGGACTAAGAGTGCCCCCACAACTAATGGCagagattaataaaattgtttcaacattaatataataacttttatattttgtgaccATTTGTAGTATTTAggcacaaataataaaaattttaagacctAGCTTTGCTTAAGAAACTTCCTATTATATACTAAGTACTAAGAATACCTGTAATCAATGAGTTTGAAAACAAGCATTCTTCTTAAGAAGTCTACTCTAGATCAATCTACTATATGTAaatatgaactataatttttgtacTTATCCATTGTAAGGAGCATCTACATATAAACTGTTATAATAGATATTACTTGCATAAatagaacagtttttttttatgtgatgtaatcagaatgaatgaaattattctcagaactgataattaaattttatttatttggtaaattcaacttctatattttgtttgaataaataaaaattttaatttgacatgctttattacaacttttaataaaaagatctAAAATCACCATGAGTGCTTTAGTTCCTAGAaactgaataattataaattgatttaataaaaattatgtgaaaaaattcaaattttctcagttttaatcttaatgttaattataataattaatatttttattattgtttttatatcacATAATTTGCGTGAATAAACTAGAaagcttcatttaaaaaattttatgcgaaGTAATCTTAAGTGCCATGAAGtaataagttcaaataaaagaaagcacTGTGGAAGAATTAGCTCAGTTCATGGACTCATTCAACAATAAAGTAAGGAgatatttctataataatattCGGCCAGACCAGCtacatttcttaatatattattgTCAAGTTAAGGAAGGTTTTCCTTTCGTGATGTGTATCAAGAATAATTGTCAAATTTCGGCAACTTCCAGGTGGCGGTCCACAAATAACTGGACAAAAAAATCATCACAGAAGCAGATCAACTCAAAGGCTCCATAACTAATAGCCACTCCCAGGCAACTTTGAACAtgcttttgtttataaaaacttgcaagtttaaaattcatttggtaCCTTAGCGATTGTAATTAGCTCAACAAATCATAACATGCAAATATCCCCTCCAGTACTTGATATCCATTAATAGTATGGCTTCCTAGATATGGCCAAAAATTTAACCCATCTTGTTTAAATCAATCTAAGGTTTTTTTAGTTTCCCTGACTGATTTTATGGGGAGATTTCCATATGGTGATCAGTGGCAGAATAGTCGaaaagtcttggcaacttccgggcagcGGCCAGCGAGAAactaagaaaaacataaaaggGACCAACTAGAAAGGTGTAACTCGTAGCTCCTCTCCAGGTAAACATCTAtacgttttgttttttttaaaaattggcaagtttaaaatctttcagGCACTTAGGGCAATTGTTGTGAGCGCGGCAGGTCATGATAAGAAATGTTATCATACTTtagtgtaaaaacttttttaaacaattcaaaatgttttgaattaatgaatttagtCTGCTTGACacagagaaataaaaaacttttatataccagtctacagaaaataaatcagtttaagGTAATGATTCTCATTGTGTGGTAAAGGCACGGGGGTATATGCAGCATATCAGTTTTATATTTCCACtctttttgagaatttttttcgaTGAATAATGAATATGATGCAAAATAACACGGAACAATgtttaagtcaaaatttttaagatttataataatcatacagtttaaacatttaaaattgaaagagaaaacATCATTTAAGAAGATTATAATACATGAATGCTGTTTGTTCAGAATACCacttacatttaaaactaaaaggtGAATACGAGATGACACATAAGacactttaaaaagtattgttaaaaGAACTGtgatttttatagataaattcaTGTcgatttatcataaaattaatgtcTAAGTATCTCAGATTAAATGTGAAACTAACACAACTTGAAAATAAATCGCAGGAAGCAATCTTTCTGTCAACAAAGCATTGCAAAGTAGTCAACATCAACAAAATTCTGtagctaaaataattactataagtTGAGGTATTTTCATcctgtgttttttaaaaatctttctttcttcATCTATGATAtcgattataaattaatttttaaaggagaatatcgataattaaaattaatcatatcgTAACCCTTGCATTACGAAATGGGAGTGATTTCTTTCCATCTGTTTGTTGATTGGTCAGGAAATATCATATGTTCCCGCCTTCTTCTTTTGGAACAACTGCTATGGAGGGTTGTACGGTTGTACACGTATTGATTAATGTAATTACGTAATTCTTGATCGTTCTTTCTCCTTCTCTCTCGTTCTAGAAACACCGGCACATTCTGGAAATTTCTTGACTCTTCTgtgctttaataaaaatgaattttagacGACAACCTTTTCAGTTCACTACGATAGATCCTGTGAAACGCCAAGCTGAACTTCAAAAGCGATTTGGATTACCTACAGCAAATAGTGAAATGTTTGTCGATTTCTTAAATCCAGGCATTATGGTAAGttaaaattgtgtaataattttatctaagtcAGGGATCATACAATTTCTGTTTACTTGCTTTTCTTACTAGATTTTAGCAAAATGTTAACGTATAATTTACGAACTGGTTTATACATTAACttaatgtcaaaattatttatattaatgaatatataagCATTGATGTTTATTTAACGTTCTTTCTTGCTACTTCATAGTTGGacgttttgataaaaaattgagtgcaataattttttcaatattattgtaGTTGAATTTCTCTGTAGATATGTGCTTCATTGAATGatcgaaataagttttttttttttaaatttataatttgtagcataaaattttttagacttgtaaaattagattaatGCTTGTTCATCTGCTTGAAGTGAGCTACCAATTAATTGcctgtattaaaattatagggtttaaaatttaaaggtatagtaatttttcaaaaatttaatgcttgtgatctcaatattttgaaatgatagtGAGAACATTAGGTTCACTTATTTCTAAAGAAcaccaaatttttaataatttaaaaatagtatgacGCAACATGAAGTTTCATTAAGGTAATAATCTGAGTAATTGTCAGGTAAATTGTTTTGCCGTAGTTATGATAATATCCCCAAATTGGGAGCTACTTCTGTAATTTGccattatcaaatatttaatgagattcACTATACTGCTcagttattattcattattttggaGATCTGTAAACAAtgctaacaattaaaatttaattttaaagtataataggAGCGTCTTTCTGTATTGTGATTTGTTGCTTAAACTGCAATTGCCAAGGAGCCAAGaggattttaaactttaaatttaaaaaaataaaataaggactGTTTGGTGGCGGCTATATAAATCTTCCGTAAAAAAGTTAGTTAATTTACAtgtaatgcttatttttttctaatgggGGAGTTCCCTGACTTAAAATTTCACAAGCTCCTTCTAACTGTTCTAgcccttaaatttaaatactgtaaaagAAAGAACGTTTTAATCTTAAGAGAAAGTTAGGGTATACAGTCATTCTTTTGTTGTTCTAAACAAACTATTTTgtgttgtcaaaattttttgaaaacgtgCATTTTAGTTCAGAATATTTACCAGTGTTGTATAGTTTTTACTACGcctatttcatcaaaattaaaattcatataaaatgtatatttttaaattgtgaatctGGTGTATTTTAAGTCTGACAAGTGAACCTGATgctgtaaatgtttttaaatttctaataactgtgaattttattgttcttggatattttaatgtcttgagaataataaatgtcttgagaaaatattgataaaggaataattattaaatataaaaagatatcaCCTGGAAGCTATGTACTGGATCCTTCGAAAAGTcagttgaaatgtttttgaaatattaagttaaagatttgacttcttttttttaatcatggtCCGAAAACTGTCTCTGGCCTCAATGAATTGTCATCGTGCTTAGCTTGTGATTGTGCCAGTGTTGAATctcatatatattttgttttttttagggTTCTGGGGTTAAAAAGCCTTCACTTGGTGGCAGTCCGAGATTGCAGCATAGAGTGCCCATTTTCACTGAAAAAGCAGCGAAGGATAATTCTGAGCAGAATGTGGATGGTAATCATAAACCTAGAGTGAGAGTCATCCCAATTCAGGTGGAAGGCGTTGATGGTGGTAAACGTCATAGAACTTTTTCTGGTCCAGCTGGTATAAACAATGGAGATAAAGACATTTGTAAAGGAAAGCTTCAAGAGTCATTCCCACACCTAGATTCTTCTGAACTTGAAGAAAAGCCTAAGGGACCAAGTCAACCTAGAGTGTGTAACATTCCTATTCAGATAGAACCAAGAGAGGTGGAATCTAAAGTTGATTCAAATGCAGAACCTAGAGAAAAAGAGCCTAGTGTAAATCCAAGCCCAGCAGCACCCGAACctgtaaagaaattaaaagcagaGCCGAATGGTTGTGCTGCAAGCAGTGGGACAAAAGAGGAACCTGGTAAGGCTGTTCCATTGAAACAGATAGAAGTTGTgcttaataaattgaaactgTATACAGAGGAAGTTGAGAAATTTTCAGGTACATCTAAAGATAAGCAGTATAGGTATCTTGATGAAATGCTTACGAGGTGTATGTTGGATTTGGATAATGTTGACACAATGGGACTTGATGAAATCCGTAAAGTGAGAAAAGAAGCTGTTAGACA
The nucleotide sequence above comes from Parasteatoda tepidariorum isolate YZ-2023 chromosome 6, CAS_Ptep_4.0, whole genome shotgun sequence. Encoded proteins:
- the LOC107436657 gene encoding BAG domain-containing protein Samui, with the protein product MNFRRQPFQFTTIDPVKRQAELQKRFGLPTANSEMFVDFLNPGIMGSGVKKPSLGGSPRLQHRVPIFTEKAAKDNSEQNVDGNHKPRVRVIPIQVEGVDGGKRHRTFSGPAGINNGDKDICKGKLQESFPHLDSSELEEKPKGPSQPRVCNIPIQIEPREVESKVDSNAEPREKEPSVNPSPAAPEPVKKLKAEPNGCAASSGTKEEPGKAVPLKQIEVVLNKLKLYTEEVEKFSGTSKDKQYRYLDEMLTRCMLDLDNVDTMGLDEIRKVRKEAVRQVQHYVDLLDTKVNEPVVKMDSDSSLVDNLIADSEDEQMVCDVPTEIKDDTKDSSVSSDMNKTNITGDVEMAEEKSLSESVPEVAESISTQDCENEEVVDCLKTEDENMSPIHATDCEMKDSNKSGIVIEELDDGADVGTSEIGGNGSVCVVSDSPEHNVKDTIIEECESEVVIEEVEDSGEKNIEHSINACDSSNTNISKGFTNLQRNTIDSKEL